DNA sequence from the uncultured Ilyobacter sp. genome:
TGGCTAAGAGAAATGCCGATGATTCAAGGTTCACAGACAGATTTGAGCTGTTTATAGACGCAAGAGAATATGCAAATGCGTTCTCTGAGCTAAATGACCCAGCAGATCAAAGGGGTAGGCTAGAGGCTCAGCTAGAAGAGGCTATGCTTGGTAATGAAGAGGCCAATGCAGAGATAGATGACGATTATATAGAGGCTCTAGAATACGGAATGCCTCCAGCAGGTGGTTTAGGGGTAGGAATAGACAGACTGGTAATGCTTTTAACTGGTGCTCCGTCAATAAGAGACGTAATCCTATTTCCACAGATGAGAAAAAAAGACTAATATTTTAGAATTATAATAAAATTATTGGAAAAATGGTAGAGCCATATGGTTTTGCCATTTTTTTTAATTCTATTTCTAATATTTTTAAGAAAAAAAAATAAATTTTGTAATAATTGTGGTAATATTTTAACGATCCAAAAAAATTGGTATGATTCAGATTCGTCGAAAGGAGAGATTATTATAAATATAGATATGAGAACTATACTGCTGAGCCACAGCATAAGTGATACTGTAATCACTCTTGTTTTGTATTTTGTATGGAAGCAGAATAGAGGAAGATTTGAGGGAATATCAGACTGGGTGATGTGTTTTGCACTTCAGTCTGTTGGCATAACAATGATACTTATGAGAAATTTGATTCCAGATTTTTTATCTATTGTAGTGGCCAATGTTTTATTAATAGCAGGGTCTGTGAAATTTTATTTTGGAACTGCACTTTTTATAGACAGGAAAATAAATAAAAATTTTTACTTTGGACTTCTGGGAATTTTTACTCTGATATACCTATACTTCGGATTAATTGAGCCAAAACTTACGGTTAGAGCAGTTGTATTTTCTCTTTTCGTAGCATTTATAAATATCGATGCTGCCAGAATACTGTATAAGAGTGATGATAAAAAGATGGCAAACAATTATAGGTTTACTTGGGCTTTGTTATTACTTATCTCTTTATTATACTTACTGATGGCAGGATATTATATAATCGGTGCTACTGGCGTGAAGTTTTTAAAAGTTGGTTTCGTAATATCTCTCATGACAATTATATCTCAGATGCTGCTGATCTGCATAACATTCTCTATTTTGGTGATGATAAACAGTAGGCTTGTTCTTGGCTTAGAGGAGGAATCACAAAAGAGGGATAAAATACTTGAGGATTATAAATATCTAGCTACTGTAGATGGACTGACTAAACTATGGAACAGGAAAACTATAGAGGGCAGGCTTAGAGAGGAGTTTGACAGGAGTCAGAGATATAGATGCAAAATGTCGGTAATCCTTCTAGACGTGGACCATTTTAAAAAGGTCAACGATAACTTTGGACATCCAACAGGAGACTTGGTACTTGAAAAAATCTCCGAGATACTAAAAAATACCCTTAGAAAAACGGACTTTATTGGTCGGTGGGGGGGAGAAGAGTTTATAGTAGTCTGTATAGAGACAGAGCAAAGAGCTGTGTGGAAAGTTGCAGAAAAGTTGAGGCGAGAAATTGAACATTATAACTTTGGGCTAGAGTCTCAGGTGACTATAAGCTTAGGGACAGCTACCCTAGACAGAGGTGAGAGTGTAGAGGATATATTGAAAAGGGCAGACGACAATATGTACAGGGCAAAAAAAGCAGGTAGAAACAAAACCGTCCCATCTTTAAACTCTAAAGAAAAGTTTTATGAGAAGCTGGAAAATGATTTTGAAATCTGCGATTTAAAAGTTTAAAGAAGGGAATCTGAAATTTTTTTTGAAGGTTATTTTATAGATTGATTAAAGGGGGTCTTAAAAATGCTGGATAAAAAATATATTGGATTTTTGAAAGAGTTAAAAAGTCTGAAATCAAGTGCAGCAAACCTTTTAAAGAGTGATTCTGGTGAGGAATTTGAGGACAGAAAATGCCATGAAATTATAGGATATATAAAAGAAGAGATGGAAAATGCATTGTCCGAGATGGAACTCCTCAGCAAAGCAACCCTCGAGGGAAAACTGGTGCTAAACAGTCAGGGACGGTTCAATTTAGATACAGCCCAGGAGCTTTATTTTACCTGCGGAAGCCCCATAGAGATACTCATAGATGGGGAGTGGTATAGGGGCAGGGTAGAAAGTGACGGCAGTGATTATTATTTTTATAATTATGAAAGTGAAAACCAACCCTTAGAAGAAGGTATGAAAGCAAGGATAAGAGTTGATCGGGGATAGCTTATGGCTATCCTTTTTTTTATGGAATTATTATATAGAACTTTATTATAAAGGGATTTTAGACTTGTTTAATTTTTAATTAAAAAGTATAGAGGGAGAATATCTCCTGTGAAGGAAAGAAAAACTAAAGTTAGTACAATATTCTAGTTGGAAATTTACTGGAAGGAAACTCTTTGTCTCAGCTCAAAATATTGGAGGTAGAAATTTATGAGAAGCATAAATGAAATAAACCTAAAAGAGATCACAAAAGATAGAGAATATTATAAATCACCTGAAAACTGGGAGGATGAGATACTTTATTTTCTTCTGGTAGATAGGTTTTCTAACGGTGAAGAAAGTGAGCTTTATAGCTATACAGACTATGAAAATATTCTTTATAATGACGAGTCTGAAAAAATATGGGAAGAGTTTGGGGATAAGTGGAACGGTGGAACCTTAAAGGGAATAAAGAGTAAAATAGGCTACCTTAAAAATATGGGGGTAACAGCCATTTGGATAAGTCCTGTATTCAGACAGGTGGCCTTTGAAGAAAGCTACCACGGATATGGGATACAGAATTTTCTGGATATAGATCCTAATTT
Encoded proteins:
- a CDS encoding DUF5348 domain-containing protein is translated as MLDKKYIGFLKELKSLKSSAANLLKSDSGEEFEDRKCHEIIGYIKEEMENALSEMELLSKATLEGKLVLNSQGRFNLDTAQELYFTCGSPIEILIDGEWYRGRVESDGSDYYFYNYESENQPLEEGMKARIRVDRG
- a CDS encoding GGDEF domain-containing protein, whose translation is MRTILLSHSISDTVITLVLYFVWKQNRGRFEGISDWVMCFALQSVGITMILMRNLIPDFLSIVVANVLLIAGSVKFYFGTALFIDRKINKNFYFGLLGIFTLIYLYFGLIEPKLTVRAVVFSLFVAFINIDAARILYKSDDKKMANNYRFTWALLLLISLLYLLMAGYYIIGATGVKFLKVGFVISLMTIISQMLLICITFSILVMINSRLVLGLEEESQKRDKILEDYKYLATVDGLTKLWNRKTIEGRLREEFDRSQRYRCKMSVILLDVDHFKKVNDNFGHPTGDLVLEKISEILKNTLRKTDFIGRWGGEEFIVVCIETEQRAVWKVAEKLRREIEHYNFGLESQVTISLGTATLDRGESVEDILKRADDNMYRAKKAGRNKTVPSLNSKEKFYEKLENDFEICDLKV